ATGTAATTTTGCTTCTCGTTTTTGGAATTTCACTCCTTTAAATGGTCACGATTAAGAAACGTAGAGAGCACCTAGACCACCACAAAAGTTCCAGGGTCCAACAAATAAAATGTCAACAATGCACCCAGTCAAAACCATCCACGTGTAGAAAACCTCATCCATAAACTCTCTACAAAATATCTTCCCTTCCTCTCCTAACTTGCCACGTAAGTCCACCATGCTTCACCACTCGCCACGGCCTGTCCCACTATCATACCTGGACACTTCTCCACCGTTGTTTAGAACGACCCCAACTTTCTAGCCGTTGATTATTAAGGAGAATAACTGGTGGACACCATAATTTACGAGCTGATgttaaaatttgagtttttagaAACTTTCTGCGTGCTTGTATTTCTAACAAGACTTGCCAGTTACAAGAGAGCAAGATTTTGTTACAACTCTTACAGGCTACTGCTCTTTTCACAGAGGTATGCACGGATTTTTATGTCGTAGCATGTTGTAATGTTTTGATTCTTGAAGTTTCtttgtgggattttttttccttgtgtgtATTCGTTGCTTAGTTATTGCAAAATTTTGTTGCTGTGTTTAATGTTTTCTTGGTGATGACATTGTTGGTGTTCTGTAAATACAATAAGTATCCCTTGAAAGATTAGCCTGGTGCTAAGTGGGTATTCTTTGAGGGTTTTGTATGATGTTTTAATGGTGATTTTGGAACAGTTTGCTGGAAATTCTTCGATCTTTCAGCTGGGGTTGTATTTCTTGATTTGCAATCATTTGTCTACTGCTATTTATCCTGAAGGAAACTTAAATGGCCAAAATTTGTTGAAGTTTGTACGGATTTCAatggaaatttgttttttgatggtTAATATTCTTGTTGATGCATGTGATCAAAGACGGCAAACCATAATGCAcacaaaataaatgattttatttttgttgaaactgTGCTGCCACTATTTGATTAGGAGAAATTTCGAACAATTTATCCAAAACTAAGGACTAGGGTATTCGAATTATGTGATTTTGTGTATGCGTATGTTGCGGCGAGTGAAGTTATAAACTCCAACTAAATGCAACATTTTTGTTTGCAGTGTTTGTGCAGTGAGAAAGTTCTCATACTCTTTCAAAATCTTGTAATAACACAACTTGGCATGGGAGTTGTAAGTGTTTCGAGCTCAGCTTCTCGGACACCACTAGGATTGAGCACAAAGTTTTCAACTTACGGATCTACAGCAAAAAGGCCTTTGATTGTAGCATTTAAAGCCGACAAATCCAACAACACATCTTTGGTTGCACCACATGAACAAATTCCATTGCCTGTAGAAACAACGAAGGGGAAGAAGAGACTTGGAAAAAGCAAAAAATCTTCTAATAGATTAAAAGCTGTCCGTACTGAAGTTTCTCCGTGTACATTGTTAGTGGATTACAATGAAGCTGCTGCGAAACTTGAAAACATATACAAGCTTAGCCCTGGAACTGATACTTCTGATGTGGAAGACGCAAGTGGTGTGATTAGGAGAGGTAggcaaaggaaaaggaaaattagTGAAGGTGACAAGGAAGCCGAGGATAGAACTAGTAAAATCGTTGTTAGGAACCGGGCAAAGAAGGCTAAACGATTGAGCCTTGAGAAAAGGATTTCTCTGAGGATCAAGAATGAAGAGAAATTGGTGACTTCAGCTGGGAAGAGAAAAGAtcgaaaaaatgaaaatgaaaagattgaTGAGCTTGTGAGGGAGTATTCTGCTTCAACTGATTTGGTCAGCTTGGActggaaaaaaatgaagataccTCCGGTCCTTACTTCATCAGAGCATGTCTGGTTATTTAAGTTGATGCAGCCTATGAAAGTGAGTACTGATCCTTGCCCCTGATGCCTTTCAAGTTTTGCATATAGGTTGTGGTTTTTTGCTGTAAGAATAGGTACGTAGTTTTCTGGGGCTTAGTTCCATTTCTTTTATATCAGGCACTCCTTCAAGTGAAAGAGCATCTGCAAGAAAATCTGGGGAGAGAACCAACTGACGTTGAATTAGCTAAAGCAACAAATACGGATGTGCTCCAAGTAAGAAAGCAAATAGCAGTTGGTCGAGCTGCAAGGAACAAGCTCATTAAGGTAATGATTTATTTCCAAATAGTGACATTGACTTTTATTAAAGTAACTCAATTTACTGAGGAAGCATGGGCTCTCATAGTAATAAtagatcaaataaattatacagGATTTTGGTGCTTGTcgagtatttttgttttcttttaactttaagTCAGAAGACATTGCCAGTGTCCTTTCTGATGCTTAAGGACTTAATGACTTGGGATAAAAGGATTTACTGTGAATTCTCAATGCTTTTGCAGCACAATCTTCGGCTTGTATTGTTTgtgatcaaaaaatattttcaagactTTGCAAATGGGACAAAATTTCAAGATCTTTGTCAGGCGGGAGTGAAGGGACTTATTACAGCAATTGATCGCTTTGAACCCAAAAGGAGATTCCGGCTCTCCACTTATGGGCTATTTTGGATTAGACATGCCATCATACGATCAATGACACTCTCAAGCTTTACACGCGTTTCGTTTGGCCTGGAATCGGTATGATATTTTGAGACACATGAActggttttcttttttgctgAACATCACAATAATTTacacattttccttttgtttctagttGCAAGAAAGCACCAAATAAGTGTTTGAAGCTCTTTCCCTCCTTGGAGCAGGGAGAGTGGTGCGTTCTTGGTAGAGATTGAGAAATTCATCATTCAAAGAAATAGGGCACTGAATCAACTTAAATTTGTGAACTAGGCTGTTGCTCTGCAAGAAAGGAACAGGAATCTTAGGCTAGCACCATAGCAGGccaaatatttgaattttctcAACCTAGATACACGTCATCATGAAATTGACCACAATAGCAATGTGCATGGTAGGAGGCCAAGTATTGTGAATGTTATGATTCACCATGTCCAGTTCTTTAGTTTTAATTCTGCAGCTAATGTGCTCTGGTTAGGGAGTTTGAATGGAAAACATTGCATATATTTATCCAGAACTATTACTTCCATTGAATTCAATGTGTACAGCTAGTGTTGGATGCTCAGTGGGATCATGCTGTAACACTCAACTTCAACTTGTGCAGATTAGGTCTGAAATCCAGAAAGCAAAACTTGAATTGTGGTTTCAACTTAAAAGACAACCAATGGAGGATGAGATTATTGAAAAAGTTGGGATCTCCCCTGAGAGGTACCAAGAAGTTACGAGGGCCTCAAAACCTGTTTTGTCTCTCCATTCAAGACACAAAATAACACAGGAAGAGTTTATTGGTGGAATTGCTGATGTTGATGGAGGTGATGACCGGAGGCAGTCAGCTCTTCTCAGGCTTGCACTTGATGATGTGGTAAGCAGTCATTATATGCTCCCTCAGATTTTATACTCCATTTCTTTCTCTCATTAATTGTTTATCCTCGATTGAATCAAGATCACTATGTTCTGCAGAATGTTCACAAGTGCAAAACCCTTCACTAACAGTTCTCTTGAGAACTCTTCCACAAGCATTATTATTTCCTTAATCTTTTAACTTGTACTTTATACCaatacatataaaattcattGCATATAGAAGCTAATGTAATTTTATACGTCCGTGCATTATGTAGAAAAGCTCTTAGAGATATTAATTAAGTGGAAGAACATGAAAAGCAAAAAGTTCAGCTGTCAGTGCAATTGACATTATTAGGTGGTTTAATTCATTGATAGTAATGCGTATCTAATCTCTGAAAATCCTCTCCAGCTTGATTCTCTAAAACCAAAGGAGAGCTTGGTGGTCCGACAGAGATACGGGCTTGATGGTAAAGGAGACAGAACATTAGGAGAGATTGCCGGGAACTTAAATATCTCAAGAGAAATGGTCAGGAAGCACGAAGTAAAAGCACTCATGAAGCTCAAACatccaactagagtggattatCTTCGCCGCTATGTTGTCTGAATTGATCAGAAACACAAGGTTCGCATAAACAACTCTCTCCCTCTTGATGATCCCTCATCAGCAATCATTGCTGTATGCTAATGTTCTGTATCATAGGCATATTTAACTACCATGAGTATAGACAAGATAGAGTTGAGATTTCAGGTCACCACTTATACATGTAATTATTGTCTGTCCTATATAATACAATGATATCTTATACAGTTCACAAGCGTACTCTTAACCTTTCAGACAATTGACTGTGTGTACAAACCTCAATAGAGATTGCAGAGAGGCGAGTTTGGGGAGGGTGGAAAGCCTGTGGTTTCCctattaaattttacaaaaaaatatttttgaatttaatagttaatatataataaaaaataataatatgaagttcatataaatattaaattttacgATAACTCTTATACATAGGTAAatataaatgattaaaatacaaattcaacaaaaaaaaattattttgaaataccaattatttttatatatataacaagatgaaaagatgaaaatactaaatttattataataactcTTTACAtagttaaatataattaattaaaatataaattcacaatcaaaattattttgaaatatcaatgaaagaccaaaaaaacaatattatatgtGCACACGCTATAGGAGAAGGGAAAAATTTTATGCACATAGACTCAACATCAACTACAATATTGTAATTAccatatattttatcttatcaaaaaaaaataaaataaatccaatttTCGTAGTGTTGaggcattttagtatttttaaatcagttCATTGATCATTAAAGAATTAATCAAGGGTAAAGTTtggtttcttttattattttttaatcacattaaaaataattaaattggtCTTTCGTGGAAAAAACTTTTACAATTGgcaaattttcaaaatacagTAAAATCTTAACTttacccttttaaaaaaaaaaaaaaaacctttgtccAGGAATCTTTTCATTTTGGCTTTTATTATTACCAACTTAATAAGTAGCAATGTAATCTTTTAatataggtaaaatattatttaaaattaaaaaaaaaattgccggGCATTTTAGCTGACACGTGTGGTGTCTTTTGATAGTAAAAAAACACCCTTCCGCCAAGTCATTTGATTTGTTATAGCGGGGCAGTTTTTCACCAgctaagccttttttttttttttctgctactaaaaaattaagattaggcctttttattattgatattttaactttagttttaatttttgttatttatataaaaaatttattttattatcaatttcatcattcaatcctaatatttcatttattactttttccaatttttccttcttttttttcttttgatttctattttttttcttggttcctttataaaaaaattaagtgttttcaattttaccattcaatccaaattttatagtatttttttccaatttgatccCATTATTTTGTCccttgttaaaattattttctttttaatttcatcattcattaaaaaattgtagtttttttctctaatttatttatttttatttcagttgttattctcattcttttaattgttattttttttgttttggatctaTTTGTTATAATTAATCCCCCTCTAATTTTCATcctcaaaatatttgatttgttagggATTGAGTTTCGTAGAGTATTTCCATGTATGGTATCTTTCAGTTTAATAAATTGAATcatgagtttaaaaaattaacatgagcttatttttgttcttttttattacttgctttttttctaattttaaattttcaacaataataatggctttgtaatttttttttattttgtttatatcgGGTTATCTGATTTCGTGACCTGGGATGTGGGTATGAGCTTGccttttattaacaaaaatgaCATGTTTTATTTATGCTAATTGAGGTTGACttggctaatttttttttaatatcttttttattttatgaaatttgatcattttatatttattttggttgaaaattaaactaCATCAATCTTTTCCCCTAATGGAAAAATGTTTCTTATTCTAAggttatcatatatttttttaaattaatccatTCGTtgcttttttatatcatataattagaaaagtcaatttttttaacccgTTTGAGGCTATAATCcaattctaaattattttttcttataaaaaaaaatatgtttacatcacctaaacattattattttttatataaaaagtaatatagTAAGCAATGTCTAAATGAAAATCTATATTTGGGTTTGGTTCTCTACGGGACGCGAGCATATATCCTGTTCGTCGTCCATTTGCTAAAAATGCCCCCCATAAATAATCCATCAGATTGGATCTTGTTGAGGTATATCCATTGAGGACCTAAACTACAATGAACAATGCTCTGTGGC
The genomic region above belongs to Populus alba chromosome 12, ASM523922v2, whole genome shotgun sequence and contains:
- the LOC118033591 gene encoding RNA polymerase sigma factor sigE, chloroplastic/mitochondrial, producing the protein MGVVSVSSSASRTPLGLSTKFSTYGSTAKRPLIVAFKADKSNNTSLVAPHEQIPLPVETTKGKKRLGKSKKSSNRLKAVRTEVSPCTLLVDYNEAAAKLENIYKLSPGTDTSDVEDASGVIRRGRQRKRKISEGDKEAEDRTSKIVVRNRAKKAKRLSLEKRISLRIKNEEKLVTSAGKRKDRKNENEKIDELVREYSASTDLVSLDWKKMKIPPVLTSSEHVWLFKLMQPMKALLQVKEHLQENLGREPTDVELAKATNTDVLQVRKQIAVGRAARNKLIKHNLRLVLFVIKKYFQDFANGTKFQDLCQAGVKGLITAIDRFEPKRRFRLSTYGLFWIRHAIIRSMTLSSFTRVSFGLESIRSEIQKAKLELWFQLKRQPMEDEIIEKVGISPERYQEVTRASKPVLSLHSRHKITQEEFIGGIADVDGGDDRRQSALLRLALDDVLDSLKPKESLVVRQRYGLDGKGDRTLGEIAGNLNISREMVRKHEVKALMKLKHPTRVDYLRRYVV